A stretch of Miscanthus floridulus cultivar M001 chromosome 13, ASM1932011v1, whole genome shotgun sequence DNA encodes these proteins:
- the LOC136500555 gene encoding uncharacterized protein, producing MPDVKPAAAAAAVTKAAAGDSPSPAATPAPAPAPAPAVANSNGTPQKPPPIPAATFDMPKPNLRGLNKPKCIQCGNVARSRCPFQCCKSCCYKAQNPCHIHVLKQTNTLPDRPSPATAPATEQPSTNLPATNSASRLAALQKLPQHFLKSLQTKKLLTKKDVVGINKWRFMKLKEHMQGDIDAENEAYERYTQNVGLLEETFCPMEDADVEPEAEATSSEEERMDLLVSEAKVRLKSDNETADSFKERVATILDQKLKKLLESESANQDDKPSDPNQDDHPSPMKFSTKQKMERSAKLNELLGKLTRARSEDDLKPCCDLIEQLFGKENGASVDKPDRMETEMGDQDSTAAVARPYSIPKLCTRMEVDEDFASKIIDEFSTLSQVVQL from the exons ATGCCGGACGTGAagcctgccgctgccgctgccgccgtcacCAAGGCGGCGGCTGGTGACTCGCCTTCCCCTGCTgctactcctgctcctgcgcctgcgccggcgccggcggtggcCAACAGCAATGGGACGCCGCAGAAGCCGCCTCCTATCCCAGCTGCCACCTTCGACATGCCCAAGCCAAACCTTCGGGGTCTTAACAAGCCCAAGTGCATCCAGTGTGGTAACGTCGCCCGCTCCCG GTGCCCGTTCCAGTGTTGCAAGAGCTGCTGCTATAAGGCCCAGAATCCTTGCCACATCCATG TTCTGAAGCAGACCAACACATTGCCAGATAGGCCATCACCTGCTACTGCTCCTGCTACAGAACAGCCATCTACCAATTTACCTGCAACCAA TTCAGCATCAAGGCTGGCTGCCTTGCAAAAGCTTCCCCAGCATTTTCTGAAGTCTCTCCAAACAAAGAAGTTGCTTACCAAAAAG GATGTTGTGGGTATAAACAAGTGGAGGTTTATGAAGCTAAAGGAACATATGCAAGGAGATATCGATGCTGAAAATGAAGCATATGAGAGGTATACACAGAATGTTGGGTTACTGGAGGAAACATTCTGTCCCATGGAAGATGCTGATGTTGAGCCAGAAGCTGAAGCAACTTCTTCGGAAGAAGAAAGGATGGACTTGTTGGTTTCAGAGGCAAAGGTGAGGTTGAAGTCGGATAACGAAACTGCTGATAGCTTCAAGGAGAGGGTTGCCACTATCTTGGACCAGAAGCTGAAGAAACTGCTTGAGAGTGAAAGCGCCAATCAGGATGACAAACCATCTGATCCAAATCAGGATGATCATCCAAGCCCAATGAAGTTTAGCACAAAGCAGAAGATGGAGAGAAGCGCGAAACTGAACGAGCTGCTTGGTAAGCTGACAAGAGCACGGAGCGAGGACGATCTGAAGCCTTGCTGTGATCTTATTGAGCAGCTTTTTGGAAAGGAGAACGGTGCATCTGTGGACAAGCCAGACAGAATGGAGACGGAGATGGGCGATCAAGATTCAACTGCAGCAGTAGCACGGCCTTATTCCATCCCAAAGTTGTGCACTAGGATGGAGGTTGATGAGGACTTCGCCTCAAAGATCATTGATGAATTCTCCACGTTGAGTCAGGTGGTGCAGCTATGA